A stretch of Tigriopus californicus strain San Diego chromosome 11, Tcal_SD_v2.1, whole genome shotgun sequence DNA encodes these proteins:
- the LOC131890148 gene encoding uncharacterized protein LOC131890148 isoform X2, whose amino-acid sequence MTPWWKSLDNSALTGDAAKITLTGDTRLLGNAEPAIKKLLARASGQGCNWIIHPTDNDGLIFIRETDGRINVSTTTIKERKNIDEFLESWNGNVGKQTKNEKFRLDLQSYTRDKVFVNLQRNELRSGSSGRQQGGGGNSSSTTVAQIFIPTQLVDELTKKDKIAAFKASMDNKKAVVLTLKVN is encoded by the exons ATGACGCCTTGGTGGAAATCATTGGACAATTCGGCCTTGACAGGTGATGCAGCGAAGATTACGTTGACCGGGGATACGAGACTTTTGGGGAATGCGGAACCAGCCATCAAAAAGCTGCTTGCACGCGCTAGTGGTCAAGGTTGTAATTGGATAATCCATCCAACCGACAATGATGGACTCATATTCATCAGAGAGACGGATGGTCGTATCAATGTCTCTACAACAACCATCAAAGAGAGAAA AAACATCGATGAGTTCCTGGAATCTTGGAATGGTAATGTTGGAAAGCAAACGAAAAATGAGAAGTTCCGTCTTGACCTCCAGAGTTACACGCGAGACAAAGTCTTCGTTAACTTGCAG AGGAACGAACTTCGGAGCGGGTCGAGTGGCCGCCAACAGGGAGGCGGGGGcaattcctcctccacaaCGGTGGCACAGATTTTCATTCCAACACAGTTGGTTGATGAATTGACGAAG AAGGACAAGATTGCCGCATTCAAGGCGAGCATGGATAACAAGAAAGCCGTCGTTCTAACGCTTAAAGTAAACTAG
- the LOC131891210 gene encoding ubiquitin carboxyl-terminal hydrolase 22-like encodes MSCAHLSSFKTNHGIDSYIRLHRALITPLSALGRSQSALMRQCTKCSERMKQSVLQCCLHCIYIGCHDPKNGQDHFGPHQRERIHNLSVELTCGQVFCHVCGDYVYDEELEALNDHRFNQYHVSLGLGVKFQPWKASQQEISLLKKHKKRKVLSSSPTVGLRGLVNLGNTCFMSVIVQSLIHTPLLRDYFLSDRHICSQEDNKEQCIVCEISRLFQEFYSGAKSPLVPHVLLHMTWTHAHHLAGYEQQDAHEFFIATLDLLHRHLIRRTDVNPSNCDCIVDTIFTGKLQSDVVCQACRNVSTTIDPFWDISLDLPTVLPQNQVGPVSLHHCLERFTKPEHLGSTAKIKCSICKSYQESTKQLTMKKLPIVASFHLKRFEHSSRLHKKITTRVAFPEHLDMSPFVSHMRNSKSETGGSSSSSSTSSNDALTDSPIRNNRYTLFAVINHIGTIEAGHYMSYIRQHRDKWYLCNDHQIVPASIHDVLDSEGYLLFYHKQRLEYS; translated from the exons ATGTCCTGTGCTCATTTGTCATCGTTCAAAACCAATCATGGAATTGACTCGTACATTCGTCTCCACCGTGCCCTTATTACTCCGTTATCGGCATTGGGACGGAGTCAATCTGCATTGATGCGTCAGTGCACCAAATGCAGCGAGAGAATGAAGCAATCTGTCCTTCAGTGTTGCCTCCATTGCATCTATATTGGTTGCCATGATCccaagaatggccaagatcaCTTTGGACCACATCAAAGGGAACG CATACACAACCTCTCTGTGGAACTGACGTGCGGGCAAGTGTTTTGCCATGTGTGCGGGGACTACGTGTACGATGAAGAGTTGGAAGCCCTCAACGACCATCGGTTCAACCAATACCATGTTTCTTTGGGTCTAGGGGTCAAGTTCCAGCCTTGGAAAGCCTCGCAACAGGAGATCTCATTGCTCAAGAAACACAAGAAACGGAAAGTGTTGTCCTCCTCGCCCACGGTGGGCCTTCGTGGCTTGGTCAATCTGGGAAACACGTGCTTCATGTCGGTGATTGTCCAATCTTTGATTCACACCCCGCTACTCAGAGACTATTTCTTGTCAGACCGTCATATTTGCTCGCAAGAGGATAACAAAGAGCAATGCATTGTGTGCGAAATATCCAGGTTGTTCCAG GAATTCTATTCAGGTGCCAAAAGCCCTTTGGTACCCCATGTTCTTCTTCACATGACCTGGACCCACGCCCACCATTTGGCCGGTTATGAGCAGCAAGATGCCCACGAGTTCTTCATCGCGACTCTGGATCTCCTTCATCGACATTTGATCCGCCGGACTGACGTGAACCCGTCCAATTGTGACTGTATTGTCGACACCATCTTCACGGGAAAACTCCAGTCAGATGTGGTTTGTCAG GCCTGTCGCAATGTCTCCACGACAATCGATCCATTTTGGGACATCTCGCTGGATCTGCCCACGGTATTACCTCAAAATCAAGTAGGACCCGTGTCCTTGCATCATTGCTTGGAACGCTTTACCAAACCTGAACATCTTGGATCCACGGCCAAGATCAAATGCTCCATTTGCAAGTCTTATCAA GAGTCCACGAAACAACTCACCATGAAGAAACTGCCTATTGTGGCCAGTTTCCACTTGAAACGCTTCGAACATTCTTCCAGACTCCACAAGAAGATCACGACCCGAGTGGCATTCCCGGAACACCTTGATATGTCACCCTTTGTCTCTCATATGCGTAATAGCAAATCCGAAACCGGTGGTTCTTCTAGCTCGAGTTCCACTTCATCCAATG acgCTCTTACGGATTCACCCATTCGGAACAATCGTTATACCCTTTTCGCCGTCATCAACCACATTGGAACCATAGAGGCCGGTCATTACATGTCGTACATTAGGCAACATCGCGATAAGTGGTATCTGTGTAATGATCATCAAATTGTTCCTGCCTCCATCCATGATGTCTTGGATAGCGAAGGATACCTCTTATTTTATCACAAACAAAGATTGGAGTACAGTTAA
- the LOC131890148 gene encoding uncharacterized protein LOC131890148 isoform X1, protein MTPWWKSLDNSALTGDAAKITLTGDTRLLGNAEPAIKKLLARASGQGCNWIIHPTDNDGLIFIRETDGRINVSTTTIKERKNIDEFLESWNGNVGKQTKNEKFRLDLQSYTRDKVFVNLQIQRNELRSGSSGRQQGGGGNSSSTTVAQIFIPTQLVDELTKKDKIAAFKASMDNKKAVVLTLKVN, encoded by the exons ATGACGCCTTGGTGGAAATCATTGGACAATTCGGCCTTGACAGGTGATGCAGCGAAGATTACGTTGACCGGGGATACGAGACTTTTGGGGAATGCGGAACCAGCCATCAAAAAGCTGCTTGCACGCGCTAGTGGTCAAGGTTGTAATTGGATAATCCATCCAACCGACAATGATGGACTCATATTCATCAGAGAGACGGATGGTCGTATCAATGTCTCTACAACAACCATCAAAGAGAGAAA AAACATCGATGAGTTCCTGGAATCTTGGAATGGTAATGTTGGAAAGCAAACGAAAAATGAGAAGTTCCGTCTTGACCTCCAGAGTTACACGCGAGACAAAGTCTTCGTTAACTTGCAG ATACAGAGGAACGAACTTCGGAGCGGGTCGAGTGGCCGCCAACAGGGAGGCGGGGGcaattcctcctccacaaCGGTGGCACAGATTTTCATTCCAACACAGTTGGTTGATGAATTGACGAAG AAGGACAAGATTGCCGCATTCAAGGCGAGCATGGATAACAAGAAAGCCGTCGTTCTAACGCTTAAAGTAAACTAG
- the LOC131890132 gene encoding peripheral plasma membrane protein CASK-like isoform X1 yields the protein MWKLWKHQHKSRLGNNLGNNLFMDQRLGAPVFPFSSNMFPLSLYSSFLLLLFCTLGKGPFSLVRRCLHRQTGEEFAVKIVDVGKFTASPGLSLDDLKREATICHMLKHPHIVELLETYSSEGMLYMVFEFMAGADLCFEIVKRALAGFVYSEAVCSHYIRQILLALQYCHDNDIIHRDIKPHCVLLASKENSAPVKLGGFGVAIQLPSKADHSNQSVNGGRIGTPHFMAPEVIQRKPYGKPVDVWSAGILLHILLSGTIPFLGTKDRLYESVCTGKLYLHTSRWQYISDQAKDLIRQMLTVDPEERITVDEALNHPWIRDRERFVPKMHLHETVDELRKFNSRRKLKGAVLAAVSSPKWSQFCDEYHQQLGLNSGSGGGANGNGALPSSGGSASSASDFGGDDEVTAAAVGLILDSLDDIHCLLEARNKDPDFLFSVLGDIQLHQLLSLYDQINTNSYRPFRFPPSDACVKLKETLATLKVLEVSEDLADIEELREILFHHHIKALLQSHDVVAQEVYGEDAIRVTPPPSMIPALQVQHDVVEGPNGEVPEMDNVTRVRLVQFQRNTDEPMGITLKLNQDGKCIVGRIMHGGMIHRQATLHVGDEIREINGVSVSNQSIEALQKLLREARGSVTFKIVPSYRSAPPPCDIFVRAQFDYDPMEDDLIPCAQAGIPFQTGDVLQIISKDDHNWWQARKVAAAGSAGLIPSHELQEWRTACQAMEKSKNDPVNCSIFGKNLKKKRYSKDKYLAKYNAVFDQLDLVTYEEVVKLPAYKRKTLVLLGAHGVGRRHIKNSLISSHPDKYAYPIAHTTRSARRDEENGKNYLFVSQDEMMSDIVANEYLEYGTHDDSMYGIKLDTIRRIQSEGKMTILDVEPQALKILRCAEYAPYVVFIAAPCLQTMQDLDGSLEKLARESDALKQAYGHFFDLTIVNNDIDETIRILERALEKINTTPQWVPISWVY from the exons ATGTGGAAGCTGTGGAAGCATCAACACAAATCTAGGCTGGGGAACAACTTGGGCAATAATTTATTCATGGATCAAAGGCTCGGCGCGCCCGTGTTCCCATTTTCCTCGAACATGTTCCCTTTGTCTCTCTATTCAtcgtttcttcttttgcttttttgtacTCTAGGAAAGGGGCCGTTCTCCTTGGTCCGAAGATGTCTCCATCGTCAAACTGGCGAAGAATTTGCCGTCAAAATTGTGGATGTCGGCAAATTCACGGCTTCACCCGGCCTCAGCCTGGATGACCTCAAGCGAGAGGCCACGATCTGTCACATGCTCAAGCACCCTCACATCGTGGAGCTGCTCGAAACTTATAG TTCTGAAGGGATGCTCTACATGGTGTTCGAGTTCATGGCGGGAGCCGATCTCTGCTTCGAGATTGTCAAGCGTGCTTTGGCTGGATTCGTTTACTCGGAGGCCGTTTGTAGTCATTATATCCGTCAGATTCTGCTGGCTCTTCAATACTGCCACGATAACGATATCATTCATCGCGACATCAAGCCACATTGTGTTCTTTTGGCGAG CAAGGAGAACTCTGCCCCGGTGAAACTTGGTGGGTTTGGCGTGGCCATTCAACTACCGAGCAAGGCTGACCACAGTAATCAAAGTGTCAATGGGGGACGGATTGGGACCCCTCATTTTATGGCCCCCGAAGTGATCCAACGGAAACCTTACGGGAAGCCAGTGGACGTGTGGTCAGCTGGGATCCTCCTACACATCCTCCTGTCTGGCACGATTCCATTCTTAGGCACCAAAGACCGGCTCTATGAGAGCGTTTGTACGGGTAAACTATATTTGCACACCTCTCGGTGGCAATATATCAGTGATCAAGCCAAGGACCTCATCCGTCAAATGTTGACCGTGGACCCTGAGGAGCGAATCACGGTCGACGAGGCCCTTAATCACCCTTGGATTCGGGACCGGGAACGCTTTGTGCCAAAAATGCACCTCCATGAGACAGTGGACGAGCTGCGGAAGTTTAATTCCAGACGGAAATTGAAGGGAGCCGTCCTGGCGGCTGTGAGCTCGCCCAAGTGGTCCCAATTCTGCGACGAATACCACCAGCAACTGGGTCTTAACAGTGGTAGTGGTGGGGGTGCCAATGGCAATGGTGCCCTCCCTTCCTCGGGAGGGTCAGCCTCGTCGGCGTCGGATTTCGGAGGCGACGACGAAGTGACAGCAGCGGCGGTGGGCCTCATTCTAGATTCATTGGATGATATCCATTGTCTATTGGAGGCCCGAAACAAGGACCCAGACTTTTTGTTCTCTGTGTTAGGAGACATTCAGCTCCATCAATTGCTCAGCCTCTACGACCAGATCAACACGAACTCGTATCGACCGTTCCGTTTCCCTCCCTCGGATGCTTGTGTAAAGCTCAAGGAGACTTTGGCAACTCTCAAAGTGTTGGAAGTCTCGGAAGATCTAGCCGATATCGAGGAATTAAGGGAGATTCTTTTTCATCACCACATCAAGGCACTTCTTCAG AGTCACGATGTGGTAGCTCAAGAGGTATACGGTGAAGATGCTATTAGAGtgacaccaccaccatccatGATCCCTGCGCTCCAAGTTCAACACGATGTGGTCGAAGGTCCCAATGGTGAGGTCCCCGAGATGGATAATGTGACTCGAGTTCGCCTCGTCCAATTCCAAAGGAATACTGATGAACCAATGGGGATAACCTTGAAGCTCAACCAGGACGGCAAGTGCATCGTGGGGCGAATCATGCATGGCGGGATGATCCATCGGCAGGCCACTCTTCACGTGGGCGACGAGATACGTGAGATCAATGGAGTGTCTGTATCCAATCAGAGCATTGAGGCTCTTCAAAAGCTCCTGAGAGAAGCCCGAGGATCGgtgacattcaaaattgtgcCCTCGTACCGGTCAGCCCCGCCACCCTGTGATATATTTGTGAGGGCTCAATTTGACTACGACCCCATGGAGGACGACCTGATTCCGTGCGCTCAGGCAGGGATTCCATTTCAAACGGGCGATGTCCTGCAGATCATCAGCAAAGATGACCACAACTGGTGGCAGGCTAGGAAAGTGGCTGCAGCCGGCTCTGCAGGACTCATACCTTCCCACGAACTTCAG gaATGGCGCACAGCCTGTCAGGCCATGGAGAAAAGCAAGAATGATCCAGTGAATTGCTCGATTTTCGGCAAAAATCTCAAGAAGAAACGATATTCCAAAGACAAGTATCTTGCCAAATACAACGCTGTGTTTGACCAACTTGACCTGGTCACATACGAAGAAGTCGTCAAGTTGCCGGCATACAAACGCAAGACCCTGGTTCTCCTTGGGGCCCACGGTGTGGGTCGAAGGCACATCAAGAACAGTCTGATTTCGAGTCATCCCGACAAATATGCGTATCCCATTGCCCATACCACCCGTTCAGCTCGCCGAGATGAGGAGAATGGGAAGAATTACCTCTTTGTCTCTCAA GATGAGATGATGTCTGATATTGTTGCCAACGAGTACCTGGAGTACGGAACTCACGACGATTCCATGTATGGAATCAAACTCGACACGATTCGGCGTATTCAATCCGAGGGGAAAATGACAATTCTTGACGTGGAACCTCAAGCCCTCAAGATATTACGATGTGCCGAATATGCTCCCTATGTCGTGTTCATAGCTGCTCCTTGCCTGCAGACCATGCAGGACCTGGATGGGAGCCTGGAGAAACTTGCCCGCGAGTCAGATGCTCTGAAGCAGGCTTATGGACACTTCTTTGACCTCACGATTGTGAACAACGATATTGACGAGACCATCCGGATCCTAGAGCGGGCTCTGGAAAAAATCAACACCACTCCACAATGGGTACCCATAAGCTGGGTGTACTGA
- the LOC131890132 gene encoding peripheral plasma membrane protein CASK-like isoform X2 encodes MSDSEEILFDDIYELHEVIGKGPFSLVRRCLHRQTGEEFAVKIVDVGKFTASPGLSLDDLKREATICHMLKHPHIVELLETYSSEGMLYMVFEFMAGADLCFEIVKRALAGFVYSEAVCSHYIRQILLALQYCHDNDIIHRDIKPHCVLLASKENSAPVKLGGFGVAIQLPSKADHSNQSVNGGRIGTPHFMAPEVIQRKPYGKPVDVWSAGILLHILLSGTIPFLGTKDRLYESVCTGKLYLHTSRWQYISDQAKDLIRQMLTVDPEERITVDEALNHPWIRDRERFVPKMHLHETVDELRKFNSRRKLKGAVLAAVSSPKWSQFCDEYHQQLGLNSGSGGGANGNGALPSSGGSASSASDFGGDDEVTAAAVGLILDSLDDIHCLLEARNKDPDFLFSVLGDIQLHQLLSLYDQINTNSYRPFRFPPSDACVKLKETLATLKVLEVSEDLADIEELREILFHHHIKALLQSHDVVAQEVYGEDAIRVTPPPSMIPALQVQHDVVEGPNGEVPEMDNVTRVRLVQFQRNTDEPMGITLKLNQDGKCIVGRIMHGGMIHRQATLHVGDEIREINGVSVSNQSIEALQKLLREARGSVTFKIVPSYRSAPPPCDIFVRAQFDYDPMEDDLIPCAQAGIPFQTGDVLQIISKDDHNWWQARKVAAAGSAGLIPSHELQEWRTACQAMEKSKNDPVNCSIFGKNLKKKRYSKDKYLAKYNAVFDQLDLVTYEEVVKLPAYKRKTLVLLGAHGVGRRHIKNSLISSHPDKYAYPIAHTTRSARRDEENGKNYLFVSQDEMMSDIVANEYLEYGTHDDSMYGIKLDTIRRIQSEGKMTILDVEPQALKILRCAEYAPYVVFIAAPCLQTMQDLDGSLEKLARESDALKQAYGHFFDLTIVNNDIDETIRILERALEKINTTPQWVPISWVY; translated from the exons ATGTCCGACAGTGAAGAGATCCTCTTTGATGACATTTATGAGCTCCATGAAGTCATAG GAAAGGGGCCGTTCTCCTTGGTCCGAAGATGTCTCCATCGTCAAACTGGCGAAGAATTTGCCGTCAAAATTGTGGATGTCGGCAAATTCACGGCTTCACCCGGCCTCAGCCTGGATGACCTCAAGCGAGAGGCCACGATCTGTCACATGCTCAAGCACCCTCACATCGTGGAGCTGCTCGAAACTTATAG TTCTGAAGGGATGCTCTACATGGTGTTCGAGTTCATGGCGGGAGCCGATCTCTGCTTCGAGATTGTCAAGCGTGCTTTGGCTGGATTCGTTTACTCGGAGGCCGTTTGTAGTCATTATATCCGTCAGATTCTGCTGGCTCTTCAATACTGCCACGATAACGATATCATTCATCGCGACATCAAGCCACATTGTGTTCTTTTGGCGAG CAAGGAGAACTCTGCCCCGGTGAAACTTGGTGGGTTTGGCGTGGCCATTCAACTACCGAGCAAGGCTGACCACAGTAATCAAAGTGTCAATGGGGGACGGATTGGGACCCCTCATTTTATGGCCCCCGAAGTGATCCAACGGAAACCTTACGGGAAGCCAGTGGACGTGTGGTCAGCTGGGATCCTCCTACACATCCTCCTGTCTGGCACGATTCCATTCTTAGGCACCAAAGACCGGCTCTATGAGAGCGTTTGTACGGGTAAACTATATTTGCACACCTCTCGGTGGCAATATATCAGTGATCAAGCCAAGGACCTCATCCGTCAAATGTTGACCGTGGACCCTGAGGAGCGAATCACGGTCGACGAGGCCCTTAATCACCCTTGGATTCGGGACCGGGAACGCTTTGTGCCAAAAATGCACCTCCATGAGACAGTGGACGAGCTGCGGAAGTTTAATTCCAGACGGAAATTGAAGGGAGCCGTCCTGGCGGCTGTGAGCTCGCCCAAGTGGTCCCAATTCTGCGACGAATACCACCAGCAACTGGGTCTTAACAGTGGTAGTGGTGGGGGTGCCAATGGCAATGGTGCCCTCCCTTCCTCGGGAGGGTCAGCCTCGTCGGCGTCGGATTTCGGAGGCGACGACGAAGTGACAGCAGCGGCGGTGGGCCTCATTCTAGATTCATTGGATGATATCCATTGTCTATTGGAGGCCCGAAACAAGGACCCAGACTTTTTGTTCTCTGTGTTAGGAGACATTCAGCTCCATCAATTGCTCAGCCTCTACGACCAGATCAACACGAACTCGTATCGACCGTTCCGTTTCCCTCCCTCGGATGCTTGTGTAAAGCTCAAGGAGACTTTGGCAACTCTCAAAGTGTTGGAAGTCTCGGAAGATCTAGCCGATATCGAGGAATTAAGGGAGATTCTTTTTCATCACCACATCAAGGCACTTCTTCAG AGTCACGATGTGGTAGCTCAAGAGGTATACGGTGAAGATGCTATTAGAGtgacaccaccaccatccatGATCCCTGCGCTCCAAGTTCAACACGATGTGGTCGAAGGTCCCAATGGTGAGGTCCCCGAGATGGATAATGTGACTCGAGTTCGCCTCGTCCAATTCCAAAGGAATACTGATGAACCAATGGGGATAACCTTGAAGCTCAACCAGGACGGCAAGTGCATCGTGGGGCGAATCATGCATGGCGGGATGATCCATCGGCAGGCCACTCTTCACGTGGGCGACGAGATACGTGAGATCAATGGAGTGTCTGTATCCAATCAGAGCATTGAGGCTCTTCAAAAGCTCCTGAGAGAAGCCCGAGGATCGgtgacattcaaaattgtgcCCTCGTACCGGTCAGCCCCGCCACCCTGTGATATATTTGTGAGGGCTCAATTTGACTACGACCCCATGGAGGACGACCTGATTCCGTGCGCTCAGGCAGGGATTCCATTTCAAACGGGCGATGTCCTGCAGATCATCAGCAAAGATGACCACAACTGGTGGCAGGCTAGGAAAGTGGCTGCAGCCGGCTCTGCAGGACTCATACCTTCCCACGAACTTCAG gaATGGCGCACAGCCTGTCAGGCCATGGAGAAAAGCAAGAATGATCCAGTGAATTGCTCGATTTTCGGCAAAAATCTCAAGAAGAAACGATATTCCAAAGACAAGTATCTTGCCAAATACAACGCTGTGTTTGACCAACTTGACCTGGTCACATACGAAGAAGTCGTCAAGTTGCCGGCATACAAACGCAAGACCCTGGTTCTCCTTGGGGCCCACGGTGTGGGTCGAAGGCACATCAAGAACAGTCTGATTTCGAGTCATCCCGACAAATATGCGTATCCCATTGCCCATACCACCCGTTCAGCTCGCCGAGATGAGGAGAATGGGAAGAATTACCTCTTTGTCTCTCAA GATGAGATGATGTCTGATATTGTTGCCAACGAGTACCTGGAGTACGGAACTCACGACGATTCCATGTATGGAATCAAACTCGACACGATTCGGCGTATTCAATCCGAGGGGAAAATGACAATTCTTGACGTGGAACCTCAAGCCCTCAAGATATTACGATGTGCCGAATATGCTCCCTATGTCGTGTTCATAGCTGCTCCTTGCCTGCAGACCATGCAGGACCTGGATGGGAGCCTGGAGAAACTTGCCCGCGAGTCAGATGCTCTGAAGCAGGCTTATGGACACTTCTTTGACCTCACGATTGTGAACAACGATATTGACGAGACCATCCGGATCCTAGAGCGGGCTCTGGAAAAAATCAACACCACTCCACAATGGGTACCCATAAGCTGGGTGTACTGA